Proteins from a single region of Mucilaginibacter daejeonensis:
- a CDS encoding cell division ATP-binding protein FtsE, whose translation MIGNSIIKLRNVDIFQQKHLVLSDVNLHIDKGDFVWLIGQTGSGKSSLLKVIYGDLNIANGEGHAGGYDLKKLASKDIPYLRRKLGIVFQDFQLLTDRTIEQNLLFVMKATGWKDKQLIAERIRDVLEKVGLRSKIKKMPHELSGGEQQRVVIARALLNDPEIILADEPTGNLDPDTSEEIVMLLKQISQGGTAVLIATHDYHIIRAFPSRIIKCESGKVLEDVQIA comes from the coding sequence ATGATAGGAAATAGCATCATAAAACTGCGGAATGTTGACATTTTTCAACAAAAACACCTCGTTCTGTCAGATGTGAACTTACATATCGATAAGGGGGATTTTGTTTGGCTGATCGGCCAAACAGGATCCGGTAAAAGTAGCTTGCTTAAAGTGATCTACGGTGACCTCAACATCGCCAATGGTGAAGGCCATGCGGGCGGTTATGACCTCAAGAAACTGGCCAGCAAGGATATCCCCTACCTGCGCCGCAAGCTGGGCATCGTTTTCCAGGATTTTCAGTTACTGACCGATCGTACCATTGAGCAGAACCTTCTTTTTGTGATGAAGGCTACCGGCTGGAAAGATAAACAATTGATAGCAGAGCGTATCCGTGATGTGTTGGAAAAAGTAGGCCTGCGCTCAAAGATCAAAAAGATGCCTCATGAACTTTCGGGTGGTGAGCAACAACGGGTGGTGATCGCCCGTGCGTTGCTGAACGACCCAGAGATCATTTTGGCCGATGAGCCTACCGGTAACTTGGACCCCGACACATCTGAAGAGATAGTGATGCTATTGAAACAGATCAGCCAGGGCGGTACGGCAGTCCTGATCGCCACACATGATTACCATATCATCCGCGCCTTCCCTTCACGCATTATCAAATGCGAATCGGGCAAGGTGTTGGAGGACGTGCAGATAGCTTAG
- a CDS encoding C40 family peptidase — protein MEHGIAQLAIIPIRGEAAHRYEQVSQLLFGETYRIIEWLDEWVKIATDQDDYEGYVSRGQVTTLSADDHTALLQAAPVLTHAPITVARRCSDGSDMLLPAGCTLPFFENGTSRIDNEVFEIPELVERSEDLIATAKTFLNTFYLWGGRTHFGIDCSGFAQNVFKQHGIKIRRDAYQQAEQGTTVDFLPEAKAGDLAFFDNEQGRITHVGIMMDNEHIIHASGRVKIDRVDGQGIYSEELKKHTHKLRIIKRYF, from the coding sequence ATGGAACACGGCATAGCACAGTTGGCTATCATACCTATACGCGGTGAGGCGGCTCACCGTTATGAACAGGTCTCCCAATTATTATTTGGGGAGACCTACCGGATCATCGAGTGGTTGGACGAGTGGGTAAAGATCGCGACCGACCAGGACGATTACGAAGGCTACGTTAGCAGAGGACAGGTCACTACCCTTAGCGCTGATGATCACACAGCGTTACTACAGGCCGCACCTGTGTTGACCCACGCCCCGATCACAGTGGCTCGCAGGTGTTCAGATGGTAGCGATATGCTGTTGCCGGCCGGATGTACTTTACCGTTCTTTGAGAACGGCACCAGCCGTATCGATAACGAGGTTTTCGAGATTCCTGAACTTGTAGAGCGGAGTGAAGATCTGATCGCTACCGCGAAGACCTTCCTGAATACCTTTTACTTGTGGGGGGGCCGTACGCATTTTGGCATCGACTGCTCAGGCTTCGCGCAGAACGTGTTCAAGCAGCATGGCATCAAGATCAGGCGTGATGCCTATCAGCAAGCCGAGCAAGGCACCACGGTCGACTTTTTGCCCGAAGCCAAAGCTGGCGACCTTGCTTTTTTTGATAACGAGCAGGGCCGCATCACTCATGTGGGTATCATGATGGATAATGAGCATATCATCCATGCATCAGGTCGTGTGAAGATCGACCGGGTGGATGGACAGGGTATTTACTCTGAAGAATTGAAGAAGCATACGCACAAACTGCGCATCATCAAACGGTACTTTTAA
- a CDS encoding nucleotide exchange factor GrpE: MFNKNKKQETPQTEEVNDMNNEAVNPDTDAENPLADELNAGAEEVKVSPESKLKEDLAQANDKYLRLYAEFDNFKRRTSKERVELLQTAGKEVIVSLLPVLDDFERAIKAMETAQDVAAVKEGVTLVQSKLKNILTQKGLKEMEAKGTAFDADIHEAITNIPAPTDDLKGKVVDELEKGYYLNDKVVRFAKVVVGA, translated from the coding sequence ATGTTTAATAAAAATAAGAAGCAGGAAACACCTCAGACCGAGGAGGTGAACGACATGAACAACGAAGCCGTTAACCCTGATACTGACGCCGAGAACCCTTTGGCCGATGAATTGAATGCCGGTGCAGAGGAAGTAAAGGTATCGCCTGAAAGCAAATTGAAGGAAGACCTGGCCCAGGCCAACGATAAATACCTGCGCCTGTATGCCGAATTCGACAATTTTAAACGCCGCACATCTAAGGAGCGTGTAGAACTGTTGCAAACCGCCGGTAAAGAGGTCATCGTATCGTTACTGCCTGTGTTGGATGATTTTGAACGTGCCATTAAAGCGATGGAGACCGCGCAGGATGTTGCTGCCGTTAAAGAAGGTGTGACATTAGTACAGTCAAAACTAAAGAACATCCTGACCCAAAAAGGCTTGAAAGAGATGGAAGCCAAAGGTACTGCCTTTGATGCCGATATACATGAAGCGATCACCAACATCCCTGCTCCTACTGATGACCTTAAAGGCAAAGTAGTTGATGAGCTGGAGAAAGGCTACTACCTGAATGACAAGGTAGTTCGTTTTGCTAAAGTTGTAGTAGGCGCATAA
- a CDS encoding ABC transporter permease, whose protein sequence is MNKVLLIIQREYLSRVRKKAFVITTLLVPTLILAMYGIMYLVGKNNSELTETRTVRIVDESGAYAKKFVDKKNIHFVDANAPLAKEKSGLKSHANDMLLIIPADVITKSNVQLLSAKKPNIMINAEIEKQMNLIATNNSMIEAGIDTAKLNHIRTNISVSAKELTDKGESESSIGAAYGAGVAGAILIYMSLFIYGAQVMRGVIEEKTNRIIEVIVSSVKPFQLMLGKIIGVALVSLTQFLLWIGLTVAVSYLAKEYFNSPQSPMLGILASLKTIPFGYMIVCFLFYFLSGFLLYSALFAAVGSAVDSETETQQFMFPITMPLLFTYILSVSFLAQAPDSSLAFWLSVVPFTAPVAMMVRLPFDVPGWQLALSMSLMVIGFLFTTWVASRIYRVGILMYGKKASYGELVKWFFYKE, encoded by the coding sequence ATGAACAAAGTTTTACTCATCATACAACGCGAGTACCTCTCGAGGGTACGCAAAAAAGCTTTCGTGATCACCACCTTGCTGGTGCCCACCCTTATACTGGCCATGTACGGCATCATGTACCTGGTAGGCAAAAACAATTCCGAACTTACTGAGACCCGCACCGTACGCATAGTCGACGAGAGCGGCGCCTATGCCAAGAAGTTCGTTGACAAAAAGAACATTCATTTTGTGGACGCCAATGCACCACTTGCCAAGGAAAAAAGCGGGTTGAAAAGTCACGCGAACGATATGTTGCTGATCATCCCGGCAGATGTGATAACTAAGAGCAATGTTCAATTGCTATCGGCCAAAAAGCCAAACATCATGATCAACGCCGAGATCGAGAAGCAGATGAACCTCATCGCTACCAACAACAGCATGATCGAGGCAGGTATAGATACGGCCAAACTAAATCACATTCGCACTAACATATCGGTATCAGCCAAAGAACTGACCGATAAAGGCGAATCGGAATCAAGCATTGGCGCTGCTTATGGTGCAGGCGTGGCCGGCGCTATACTGATCTATATGTCGCTCTTTATTTACGGTGCCCAGGTGATGCGCGGTGTGATCGAGGAAAAGACCAACCGCATCATCGAGGTGATCGTATCGTCGGTAAAGCCATTCCAACTTATGCTGGGCAAGATCATTGGCGTGGCGTTGGTAAGCCTTACGCAGTTCCTGCTGTGGATCGGGCTAACGGTGGCGGTGAGCTATTTGGCAAAGGAGTACTTTAACTCGCCGCAAAGCCCTATGCTGGGCATCTTAGCCAGCTTAAAGACTATCCCGTTCGGCTATATGATAGTTTGCTTTCTGTTCTACTTCCTGAGCGGCTTTTTGCTTTACAGTGCTTTATTTGCAGCCGTAGGCTCGGCGGTAGACAGTGAGACCGAGACCCAACAGTTCATGTTCCCGATCACAATGCCGTTACTGTTCACTTACATTTTATCCGTAAGCTTTTTGGCTCAGGCACCTGATAGCAGCTTGGCGTTCTGGCTATCGGTAGTGCCATTCACGGCACCGGTGGCTATGATGGTGCGCTTGCCTTTTGATGTACCTGGTTGGCAATTGGCACTGTCCATGAGCCTCATGGTGATAGGCTTCCTCTTCACTACCTGGGTGGCCTCGCGCATTTACCGTGTAGGTATATTGATGTACGGCAAAAAAGCCAGCTATGGCGAACTGGTGAAGTGGTTCTTCTATAAAGAGTAA
- a CDS encoding thymidylate synthase, with protein MKQYHDLMRHVLETGAQKHDRTGTGTISVFGYQMRFDLQQGFPLVTTKKLHLRSIIHELIWFLSGDTNIKYLKDNGVRIWDEWADENGDLGPVYGYQWRSWPTPDGRHIDQISQVVKQLKNNPDSRRIMVSAWNVADVDQMALPPCHSLFQFYVAPADASKGETRGKLSCQLYQRSADIFLGVPFNIASYALLTMMLAQVCDLEYGDFIHTFGDAHIYNNHIEQVNLQLSREPRPLPTMRINPEVKDIFAFKYEDFTLENYDPWPHIKGAVAV; from the coding sequence ATGAAGCAATACCACGACCTCATGCGCCATGTGTTGGAGACCGGCGCCCAAAAGCACGATCGTACCGGTACCGGCACTATCAGCGTTTTTGGCTACCAGATGCGCTTTGATCTGCAGCAAGGTTTCCCGCTGGTGACCACCAAAAAACTGCACTTGAGGTCGATCATTCATGAACTGATCTGGTTCCTGAGTGGCGATACCAACATCAAATACCTGAAGGATAACGGTGTACGTATTTGGGATGAGTGGGCCGACGAGAATGGTGACCTGGGCCCTGTGTACGGCTACCAATGGCGCTCTTGGCCAACACCTGATGGCCGCCATATCGACCAGATCAGCCAGGTTGTCAAACAATTAAAGAATAACCCCGACTCTCGCCGCATCATGGTATCGGCCTGGAACGTAGCCGATGTTGACCAGATGGCACTGCCACCCTGCCACAGCTTGTTCCAGTTCTATGTGGCGCCTGCCGATGCCTCAAAGGGAGAAACAAGAGGTAAACTCTCGTGCCAGCTATACCAGCGTAGCGCCGATATATTTTTAGGTGTACCGTTCAATATCGCATCCTATGCCCTGCTCACCATGATGCTGGCCCAGGTATGCGATTTGGAGTATGGAGACTTCATTCACACCTTTGGTGATGCACATATCTACAATAACCATATTGAGCAGGTGAATTTGCAGCTGAGCCGCGAGCCGCGCCCGTTGCCTACCATGCGTATCAACCCAGAGGTAAAGGACATCTTCGCCTTTAAATACGAGGACTTCACCCTGGAGAACTACGACCCGTGGCCACACATCAAAGGTGCGGTAGCGGTATAA
- a CDS encoding ABC transporter ATP-binding protein, translating to MLSIRNIVKQYAGHRALDDVSLEVTGGQIFGLLGPNGAGKTSLIRIINQITAPDSGEVYFAGEKLNQGHIERIGYMPEERGLYKKMAIGEQIVYLARLKGLSKAEATRRIKYWFEKLEIQDWWNKKVEELSKGMQQKAQFVATVLHEPDLIILDEPFSGFDPVNAEVIKNEILELNRKGATILFSTHRMESVEELCNSIALIHRSHKILDGRVKDIRNSYRDNTYLIEYSGQQLNFDGSQPFTVLASGTDEEKNSLRLRLNDGTTANDVLQYLIPRASISHLQEVIPSVNEIFIQNVNQKG from the coding sequence ATGCTTAGCATTCGCAACATTGTTAAACAATACGCCGGTCACCGCGCGTTAGACGATGTGAGCCTTGAGGTTACCGGCGGACAAATATTTGGCCTGCTTGGGCCCAATGGCGCCGGGAAGACCTCGCTCATCCGTATCATTAACCAGATCACCGCGCCCGACTCGGGCGAAGTATATTTTGCCGGTGAAAAACTCAACCAAGGTCATATCGAGCGCATCGGCTACATGCCTGAAGAACGCGGTCTCTACAAAAAGATGGCCATTGGCGAGCAGATCGTTTACTTGGCGCGCTTAAAAGGCCTGAGCAAGGCCGAGGCCACCCGCCGCATCAAATACTGGTTCGAGAAACTGGAGATACAGGATTGGTGGAATAAAAAGGTAGAGGAGCTGTCGAAAGGCATGCAGCAAAAAGCTCAGTTCGTGGCCACCGTACTGCACGAGCCTGACCTGATCATTTTAGATGAGCCATTTAGTGGCTTTGACCCGGTGAACGCTGAGGTGATCAAGAACGAGATCTTGGAGCTGAACCGTAAAGGCGCAACTATCCTTTTTTCGACCCACCGTATGGAATCGGTCGAGGAGCTATGTAACTCTATCGCACTCATCCACCGCTCACATAAGATACTGGACGGCCGCGTGAAAGACATCCGCAATTCATATCGCGACAATACCTACCTGATCGAGTACAGCGGTCAGCAACTGAACTTTGACGGTTCGCAACCTTTTACGGTACTGGCCTCAGGTACTGATGAGGAAAAGAACAGCCTGCGCCTTAGATTGAATGATGGTACCACGGCTAATGATGTGCTGCAGTACCTGATCCCCCGCGCATCGATAAGCCACCTGCAGGAAGTGATACCGAGTGTTAACGAGATATTTATTCAGAACGTGAATCAGAAAGGATAG
- the ispE gene encoding 4-(cytidine 5'-diphospho)-2-C-methyl-D-erythritol kinase, translating into MIVFPNAKINLGLHITERRADGYHNLETVFYPLKLQDALEVIPAETMSFTSSGIDIPGSADNNLCLKAYHLLAQDHRLPKVAIHLHKHIPIGAGLGGGSSDAAFFIKLMNGQFTLGLSADDMEDYARRLGADCAFFIRNQPTLAYGIGDQFEQVEVDLSAYKIVLVMPPVHVSTAEAYGGIRPQPAPVALKELITKPVATWKDTLKNDFEDHIFKAYPVIAQAKQELYDAGAVYACMSGSGASVFGLFEGEIPDLPNLQKSCKLYYNV; encoded by the coding sequence ATGATCGTATTTCCGAATGCCAAGATCAACCTGGGCCTGCACATCACCGAGCGCCGTGCCGATGGTTACCATAACCTTGAGACCGTTTTCTACCCCCTCAAACTACAGGATGCTTTGGAAGTGATCCCGGCCGAAACCATGAGCTTTACCTCATCTGGCATCGATATACCCGGTAGTGCAGATAACAACCTGTGTTTGAAAGCTTATCACTTGCTTGCGCAAGACCATCGGCTACCAAAAGTGGCCATCCATCTGCATAAACACATTCCGATAGGAGCCGGGTTAGGCGGCGGATCGTCTGACGCGGCGTTCTTTATCAAGTTGATGAACGGTCAGTTCACCTTAGGACTTAGCGCAGACGACATGGAGGATTACGCCCGCCGTTTAGGTGCCGATTGCGCGTTCTTTATTCGTAACCAGCCTACCTTGGCGTATGGTATCGGTGATCAGTTCGAACAGGTGGAAGTTGACCTATCGGCTTATAAGATCGTATTGGTGATGCCGCCCGTGCATGTTTCTACCGCTGAGGCATATGGCGGTATCAGGCCGCAGCCGGCGCCGGTGGCTTTAAAAGAGCTGATCACCAAACCGGTAGCTACCTGGAAAGACACTTTAAAGAATGACTTTGAGGACCACATCTTTAAAGCTTACCCGGTGATCGCACAAGCTAAGCAAGAATTGTATGATGCCGGTGCGGTTTACGCTTGCATGAGCGGGAGCGGGGCGTCGGTTTTTGGGCTGTTCGAGGGGGAGATACCTGATCTGCCAAATTTGCAAAAGAGCTGCAAATTGTACTACAACGTGTAG
- a CDS encoding 4Fe-4S dicluster domain-containing protein: MAIIITDECINCGACEPECPNNAIYDAGASWRFSDGTELKGVIDFGDGNTLNADEAQAAISDDIYYIVPDKCTECVGFHDEPQCAAVCPVDCCVDDENVRETEEELLAKKGWLHAEG; this comes from the coding sequence ATGGCTATAATAATCACAGATGAATGCATCAACTGCGGAGCTTGTGAGCCTGAATGCCCAAACAATGCGATCTATGATGCAGGTGCTTCGTGGCGTTTTTCAGATGGTACCGAATTAAAAGGAGTTATCGATTTTGGCGATGGCAATACCCTGAACGCTGATGAGGCTCAGGCCGCCATTTCAGACGATATCTATTATATCGTTCCTGACAAGTGTACAGAATGTGTTGGTTTCCACGATGAACCTCAGTGTGCTGCCGTTTGCCCGGTTGATTGCTGTGTGGACGATGAGAACGTTCGTGAGACCGAAGAAGAGTTATTGGCTAAAAAAGGTTGGTTACACGCCGAAGGTTGA
- a CDS encoding glycoside hydrolase family 43 protein, translated as MNTGKCWTAALSLILLASSCVVKSKMVPPRERDMGAYLMVYFKDDTHGLYMALSKDGRSFTDVNNAKPIIAGDTIAEQKGIRDPYIFRGPDNWFYMALTDLHIFAQKEGYRNTQWERDGKAYGWGNNRGLVLMRSRDLLNWSHTVLRVDQAFPQLADIGCAWAPEMIWDDHVKKTMLYFTMRFGAGKEKVYYTYMNDAFTKMETLPKVLFEYPNGVPYIDADITKVGNKYHMFYASHDGTSGVKQAVSDSVNTGYVYDAKWYDPEPVGCEAPTVYKLIGQNKWVLIYDIYRINPHNFGFSETSDFVNFTNLGRFNEGVMRSTNFSVPKHPAVIQVTAKEAQRLANKYGLNMKF; from the coding sequence ATGAATACCGGAAAATGTTGGACAGCGGCGCTATCGCTGATCCTTTTGGCATCCTCGTGTGTGGTAAAAAGTAAGATGGTGCCGCCCCGCGAAAGGGATATGGGCGCCTACCTAATGGTGTATTTCAAGGATGATACGCACGGCCTTTACATGGCCTTGAGTAAGGATGGCCGCAGCTTCACCGATGTCAATAACGCCAAACCCATCATCGCTGGCGATACCATTGCCGAGCAAAAAGGTATACGTGATCCATATATCTTTCGCGGTCCTGACAATTGGTTCTACATGGCGCTTACCGACCTGCACATTTTTGCACAAAAGGAAGGTTACCGCAACACGCAATGGGAACGCGATGGCAAGGCTTATGGCTGGGGCAACAACCGTGGACTGGTGCTTATGCGCTCACGCGACCTGCTCAACTGGAGCCATACCGTGCTGAGGGTGGACCAGGCGTTCCCGCAATTGGCCGACATTGGTTGTGCCTGGGCCCCTGAGATGATCTGGGATGATCACGTCAAAAAGACCATGCTATACTTCACCATGCGTTTTGGCGCCGGTAAGGAAAAGGTATATTATACCTATATGAACGATGCCTTCACCAAGATGGAAACGCTGCCGAAGGTGCTGTTCGAGTACCCCAATGGCGTGCCTTACATCGATGCCGATATCACCAAGGTGGGTAACAAATATCACATGTTCTACGCCTCGCACGATGGTACTTCGGGCGTTAAACAGGCCGTGTCCGACTCGGTGAATACCGGCTACGTGTACGATGCCAAATGGTACGATCCTGAGCCCGTGGGTTGCGAGGCGCCTACCGTTTACAAGCTCATCGGCCAAAATAAGTGGGTGCTCATTTATGATATCTATCGCATCAACCCGCACAACTTTGGTTTTAGCGAGACCTCAGACTTTGTAAATTTTACCAACCTGGGCCGTTTTAACGAAGGAGTGATGCGGTCTACCAATTTCTCGGTGCCCAAGCATCCGGCCGTGATCCAGGTGACCGCTAAAGAAGCGCAGCGCCTGGCTAATAAGTATGGCTTGAACATGAAATTTTAA
- a CDS encoding acyl-CoA reductase — MSKLTTSYLIQVFTELGARLSQPDGPLQQLVITEKNHNAWFTPESVQKALDALSAQLSKGNLEQWLSAYQFTDHAPKKVGLILAGNIPLVGFHDVLCVLMSGNIALIKASSQDARLITYLLKLATDIEPEIAQRYQIVERLEGFDAIIATGSNNTSRYFEYYFGKVPNIIRKNRNSMAVLTGTDTREDLFQLGYDVFDYYGLGCRNVSKLFVPKGYDLTFFFESIQDHYSVSQHHKYHNNYDYNKSIYLVNRDKHFDNGFLLVKEDERMTSPLAVLFYEEYESIAELEQKLAEQSDQIQCIVTNADLQANNQVVSFGQSQCPALWEYADGIDTMRFLADL, encoded by the coding sequence ATGTCAAAATTGACCACATCATATTTAATTCAAGTATTTACCGAGTTGGGCGCCCGGCTAAGCCAGCCTGATGGGCCCCTGCAACAGCTGGTGATCACGGAGAAGAACCACAACGCCTGGTTCACACCGGAAAGCGTGCAAAAGGCACTTGACGCCCTGTCCGCCCAGCTTAGTAAGGGCAACCTTGAACAATGGCTCTCCGCCTATCAATTTACCGACCATGCTCCAAAGAAGGTCGGACTAATACTGGCCGGCAATATCCCCTTAGTTGGCTTTCATGATGTGTTGTGCGTGCTCATGAGTGGCAACATCGCCCTGATCAAAGCCTCTTCACAAGACGCCAGGCTGATCACTTACCTTTTGAAATTGGCGACCGACATAGAGCCCGAGATCGCACAACGTTACCAAATAGTAGAACGCCTGGAAGGTTTTGATGCCATCATTGCGACCGGAAGTAATAATACCTCACGCTATTTTGAGTACTATTTTGGTAAGGTGCCTAACATCATCCGTAAGAACCGCAATAGCATGGCTGTGCTTACTGGCACTGATACCCGGGAAGATCTTTTCCAGTTAGGCTACGATGTATTTGACTATTATGGCTTAGGCTGCCGCAACGTATCCAAGCTTTTCGTGCCAAAGGGATATGACCTGACGTTCTTTTTTGAGTCGATACAGGATCATTACTCGGTATCTCAACATCATAAATACCATAATAACTACGATTACAACAAGTCGATATACCTCGTCAATCGCGACAAACACTTCGACAACGGCTTTTTGCTGGTGAAGGAAGACGAGCGCATGACCTCTCCGCTCGCGGTATTGTTTTATGAGGAATACGAGAGCATCGCTGAGCTGGAACAAAAGCTTGCCGAGCAAAGCGATCAGATCCAGTGTATCGTTACCAACGCTGACCTGCAGGCGAATAACCAAGTGGTAAGCTTTGGCCAAAGCCAGTGCCCGGCGCTATGGGAATACGCCGACGGAATTGATACGATGCGTTTCTTGGCAGATCTTTAA
- a CDS encoding Ppx/GppA phosphatase family protein — translation MLNNRVAVMDLGTNTFHLLIAEPDTDTFFKQIQHDHVGVKLGEGGINEGTIKPEAYRRGIDTLIAFQRSIEKHGVSKVKAIGTSAMRSASNGGQFMDEVRERTGIQIETISGETEAGYIYQGVKASGCLTDSKSLIVDIGGGSVEFILCTREEVLYKQSFEIGAARLMSKFHRNDPITRDQVTEMHTYLDQMLAPLFDAVNGHDLHGIIGSSGAFETFAELAEAKNGRTFDLKLTPTYTFDLADLTTITEHLIHSDHEQRAATKGIIEVRVDMIVVASLLTRYLISKLGVNEASMTAYSLKEGVLAELFGK, via the coding sequence ATGCTCAATAACCGCGTAGCCGTGATGGATCTTGGCACTAACACCTTCCACCTCCTCATTGCCGAACCCGATACTGATACCTTTTTTAAACAGATACAACATGACCATGTAGGCGTTAAACTGGGCGAAGGAGGCATTAATGAAGGCACTATCAAACCTGAAGCCTATCGACGCGGTATAGATACACTCATCGCGTTTCAAAGGTCTATCGAGAAGCATGGGGTCAGCAAAGTGAAGGCCATCGGTACATCGGCCATGCGGAGCGCCAGCAACGGCGGCCAGTTCATGGATGAGGTAAGAGAGCGCACAGGTATCCAGATCGAGACCATTAGCGGCGAAACCGAAGCCGGATATATTTACCAGGGCGTAAAAGCGTCAGGGTGTTTGACCGACAGCAAGAGCCTGATCGTGGATATTGGTGGCGGTAGTGTGGAGTTCATCCTCTGTACTCGTGAGGAGGTGCTTTATAAGCAGAGCTTCGAGATCGGTGCAGCACGCTTAATGTCAAAATTTCATCGGAACGACCCGATCACTCGTGACCAGGTCACTGAGATGCATACTTACCTTGATCAAATGCTTGCACCACTTTTTGACGCGGTGAACGGTCACGACCTGCATGGTATCATTGGCTCCTCAGGTGCATTTGAGACGTTCGCCGAACTGGCCGAAGCAAAAAACGGCCGCACGTTCGATCTCAAGCTAACGCCAACTTACACTTTTGATCTGGCCGACCTGACCACTATCACTGAGCATCTTATACACTCTGACCATGAACAACGCGCGGCTACCAAAGGCATTATTGAAGTGCGTGTGGACATGATCGTAGTGGCCTCGCTACTGACGCGCTACCTGATCAGCAAATTGGGTGTCAATGAAGCTTCGATGACCGCTTATTCACTGAAAGAAGGGGTACTGGCGGAGCTATTCGGGAAATGA
- a CDS encoding fructose-6-phosphate aldolase: MYIIKVKGVAKIPDYVQLRDEQFTLLAYFRVDRPEKSLDKIGLGEHAEHIMKLVQELPFGQILKLEL, encoded by the coding sequence ATGTATATCATCAAAGTAAAAGGCGTTGCCAAGATACCCGATTACGTGCAATTGCGCGACGAGCAGTTCACCTTATTGGCCTACTTCAGGGTGGATCGTCCTGAAAAATCTTTAGATAAGATTGGTCTTGGCGAGCATGCCGAACACATCATGAAACTGGTACAGGAGCTTCCGTTCGGCCAGATCCTGAAACTTGAATTATAA
- the dnaJ gene encoding molecular chaperone DnaJ, whose protein sequence is MAKRDYYDVLGVQRGASEDDIKKAYRKMAIKYHPDKNPGDKAAEESFKEAAEAYEVLSKPDKRQRYDQFGHAANAGSASGGYGGAGGMNMDDIFSQFGDIFGGGGSPFESFFGGGGGGRQQGGRRVARGSNLRIKVRLTLEEIANGVEKKIKVNKQVPCTTCDGSGAKDKNSVSTCKTCGGSGAVRRVTNTILGQMQTTSTCPTCNGEGQTITSKCNHCHGDGVIRGEETITINIPAGVAEGMQLSMGGKGNAAPRGGVPGDLIILIEEIPHETLKRDGNNVIYDMHINFVDAALGTSVEVPTIDGKAKIKIDAGTQSGKILRLKGKGVPEVNSYHRGDQLIHINIWTPKALSREERDLLEKLQNSPNFKPNPGKNEKSFFERMKEYFE, encoded by the coding sequence ATGGCAAAGAGAGATTATTACGACGTATTGGGCGTACAGCGCGGGGCCAGCGAGGACGATATCAAGAAAGCCTACCGTAAGATGGCCATCAAATATCACCCGGATAAGAACCCGGGCGATAAAGCCGCTGAGGAAAGCTTTAAAGAGGCTGCCGAGGCTTACGAGGTTTTGAGCAAGCCTGACAAGCGCCAACGTTACGATCAGTTCGGCCATGCGGCAAATGCCGGATCGGCAAGTGGTGGTTACGGCGGTGCAGGCGGCATGAATATGGACGACATATTCAGCCAGTTCGGCGATATATTTGGCGGTGGCGGTAGTCCGTTCGAAAGCTTTTTTGGCGGTGGCGGCGGTGGTCGTCAGCAAGGTGGCCGCAGGGTGGCCCGCGGTAGCAACCTGCGCATCAAAGTTCGCTTGACACTCGAAGAGATCGCTAATGGCGTTGAGAAGAAGATCAAAGTGAACAAGCAAGTTCCTTGTACCACTTGTGACGGCTCTGGCGCTAAAGACAAGAACTCAGTAAGCACTTGTAAGACCTGTGGTGGCTCAGGAGCGGTACGCCGTGTGACCAACACCATATTAGGCCAGATGCAAACCACCAGCACCTGCCCTACCTGTAATGGTGAAGGACAGACCATCACCTCGAAATGTAACCATTGCCATGGCGATGGTGTGATCCGTGGTGAAGAGACCATCACCATCAATATACCTGCCGGTGTGGCCGAAGGTATGCAATTGAGCATGGGCGGTAAAGGTAACGCTGCGCCAAGGGGCGGCGTACCGGGTGATCTGATCATCCTGATCGAGGAGATACCGCACGAGACCCTTAAACGCGATGGCAACAATGTGATCTATGATATGCACATCAACTTTGTGGATGCCGCTTTAGGCACAAGCGTTGAGGTACCTACCATTGATGGTAAGGCCAAGATCAAGATCGATGCCGGAACGCAAAGCGGCAAGATCCTGCGCTTAAAAGGCAAAGGTGTGCCCGAAGTGAACTCATACCACCGTGGCGACCAGCTGATCCACATTAACATATGGACGCCTAAGGCCCTGAGCCGTGAGGAGCGCGACCTGTTGGAGAAATTGCAGAACTCGCCTAACTTCAAACCTAACCCGGGTAAGAACGAGAAAAGCTTTTTCGAACGGATGAAAGAGTACTTTGAATAG